In Chitinophaga sp. HK235, a single window of DNA contains:
- the nuoG gene encoding NADH-quinone oxidoreductase subunit NuoG, which produces MPIINIDNIPYEVKDGKNLLEACLSLGLNLPYFCWHPALGSVGACRQCAVKIFKDAEDTRGKLMMACMEPVKDGMRISINDSAAVAFRSNIIGLLMTNHPHDCAVCDEGGSCHLQDMTVMTGHAYRDYHFSKRTHRNQYLGPFINHEMNRCIQCYRCVRFYKDFAGGKDLDVFAAHSHVYFGRQKDGILENEFSGNLVEVCPTGVFTDKTLKQHYTRKWDLTNAPSICQGCGLGCNIIAGERYGSLRQITNRFNGAVNGYFLCDRGRYGYEFVNSKDRIREPQVRHSPGDNANGLPVLQHVRNRMKPGKVIGIGSPRASIESNYVLKELVGPDNFYLGIGETEHELIHLMLKLLQQGPVRAASMQEAATADAVIILGEDLTNTAPMLALSVRQAIRRMPVENVINTIHMPAWQDAAVREAVQESKGPLFILNVLETKLDELATGAYHTAPDNIARIAFAVSHLLDGTLQEVTGMSEEGKQAAATIAAALKGAKKPLVIAGYGGGSEQVIRAAANLAWALKQQGADAMLSFTVPECNSMGLEMLGGHRLESAVDVVLNGSADTVLILENDLYRRLDQHTAHQFFEHCKDVILIDHLYNATAEKASILLPAGTFAEADGTLVNNEGRAQRFLQVFNPGGSIQESWRWLLQLADIMGHELRSLLHFDDLLQTIVTKHPVFAGIEILTPPADFRIAGQKIPRESHRYSGRTAMLANLNVSEPKPAEDPDTPLSFTMEGYRGEPPSSVIPFFWAPGWNSVQSVNKYQVETGGPLHDGNPGKRLLEPNVNGQTKFYTNIPDPFIPVGGHLLLVPIYHIFGSEELSVYTPGIAERMPAPYIMLHSEDARRFQVAAGHLLYFMDKGHQYALPVVINDTLQKGAAGIPVGLPSMQVAEAPQLVKI; this is translated from the coding sequence ATGCCCATCATCAACATTGATAATATTCCATATGAGGTAAAAGACGGCAAAAACCTGCTGGAGGCTTGTTTGTCGCTGGGCCTCAATCTGCCTTATTTCTGCTGGCATCCGGCCCTCGGGTCTGTTGGCGCCTGTCGCCAGTGTGCGGTGAAGATCTTTAAAGATGCAGAAGATACCCGCGGAAAACTGATGATGGCCTGCATGGAGCCCGTAAAGGATGGTATGCGTATATCCATTAACGATAGTGCAGCTGTCGCTTTCCGAAGCAATATCATTGGATTGCTGATGACTAACCATCCGCACGACTGCGCGGTATGTGATGAAGGCGGGTCCTGCCATCTGCAGGATATGACCGTCATGACAGGCCATGCCTACCGCGACTACCACTTCAGTAAAAGGACCCACCGGAATCAATACCTGGGCCCTTTTATCAACCATGAAATGAACCGCTGCATTCAGTGTTACCGCTGCGTGCGTTTTTATAAAGACTTTGCCGGCGGAAAAGACCTGGACGTATTTGCCGCCCACAGCCATGTGTACTTCGGCCGCCAGAAAGACGGCATCCTGGAAAATGAATTCAGTGGTAATCTGGTGGAAGTATGCCCTACCGGGGTGTTTACAGATAAAACCCTCAAACAGCATTATACCCGCAAATGGGACCTGACCAACGCGCCCTCTATCTGTCAGGGCTGCGGCCTTGGTTGCAATATTATCGCCGGCGAACGTTATGGTTCCCTGCGCCAGATCACCAACCGCTTCAACGGTGCTGTCAACGGTTACTTCCTCTGCGACCGCGGTCGTTACGGATACGAGTTTGTTAACAGCAAAGACCGTATCCGCGAGCCACAGGTAAGACATTCCCCCGGCGACAACGCTAATGGCCTTCCGGTATTGCAACATGTACGCAACCGTATGAAACCGGGAAAAGTAATCGGCATCGGCTCTCCCAGAGCTTCCATAGAATCCAACTATGTATTGAAAGAGTTGGTAGGGCCTGATAATTTTTATTTAGGTATAGGGGAAACAGAACATGAGCTGATCCACTTAATGTTGAAACTCCTGCAACAGGGCCCCGTAAGGGCTGCGTCTATGCAGGAGGCGGCTACAGCCGACGCAGTAATCATCCTCGGGGAAGATCTTACTAATACCGCGCCTATGCTGGCGCTCTCTGTCAGACAAGCAATACGCCGCATGCCGGTGGAAAATGTGATCAATACCATCCACATGCCCGCCTGGCAGGATGCTGCCGTCCGGGAGGCTGTACAGGAATCCAAAGGCCCGCTGTTTATCCTCAATGTACTGGAAACAAAACTCGATGAACTCGCAACAGGAGCCTATCATACAGCCCCTGACAATATTGCGCGTATAGCCTTTGCTGTTAGCCACCTGTTGGATGGTACCTTGCAGGAAGTGACCGGTATGTCGGAGGAAGGGAAACAGGCCGCTGCCACTATTGCCGCAGCACTGAAGGGCGCTAAAAAACCGCTGGTCATAGCGGGGTACGGCGGAGGCAGCGAGCAGGTGATCAGGGCTGCGGCCAACCTGGCCTGGGCCCTGAAACAACAGGGCGCTGATGCTATGCTGTCATTTACAGTGCCCGAATGCAACAGCATGGGCCTGGAGATGCTGGGTGGTCATCGCCTGGAATCCGCGGTAGACGTAGTGCTCAATGGCAGTGCCGATACAGTGCTCATCCTTGAAAATGATCTTTATCGCCGCCTCGATCAGCATACCGCTCATCAGTTTTTTGAGCATTGCAAAGATGTGATCCTCATCGATCATCTCTACAACGCTACTGCTGAAAAAGCGAGCATCCTGTTGCCTGCAGGAACTTTCGCAGAAGCTGACGGTACCCTCGTCAACAACGAAGGACGGGCCCAGCGTTTTCTGCAGGTATTCAATCCTGGCGGCAGCATTCAGGAAAGCTGGCGCTGGCTGTTGCAGCTGGCTGATATTATGGGCCATGAACTGCGCTCCCTGCTGCATTTTGATGATCTCCTCCAAACAATTGTTACCAAACATCCTGTTTTTGCCGGTATCGAAATATTAACACCACCTGCGGATTTCAGGATTGCGGGACAAAAGATTCCACGTGAATCTCACCGCTATAGCGGCCGTACGGCCATGCTCGCCAATCTTAATGTCAGCGAGCCCAAACCCGCTGAGGACCCGGATACGCCACTGTCTTTTACCATGGAAGGATACCGGGGTGAACCACCTTCTTCTGTGATCCCCTTCTTCTGGGCGCCGGGATGGAACTCCGTACAGTCGGTTAATAAATACCAGGTAGAAACAGGAGGGCCCCTGCATGATGGTAACCCTGGCAAAAGGCTGCTGGAACCAAACGTAAACGGACAAACGAAATTCTATACCAATATACCGGATCCGTTTATCCCGGTAGGTGGCCATCTCTTGCTGGTGCCTATCTACCATATTTTCGGATCGGAAGAGCTGAGCGTTTATACACCAGGCATTGCCGAACGCATGCCTGCGCCATATATCATGCTGCACAGCGAAGATGCACGCCGTTTTCAGGTGGCAGCAGGACATCTGCTTTATTTCATGGACAAAGGACATCAGTATGCGTTGCCGGTAGTCATTAATGATACCTTGCAGAAAGGAGCCGCAGGTATTCCTGTGGGGTTGCCCAGCATGCAGGTGGCAGAGGCTCCGCAACTGGTTAAAATTTAA
- the nuoE gene encoding NADH-quinone oxidoreductase subunit NuoE, whose amino-acid sequence MLTAIEIEKITHELQQVPVKKAACIEALKIVQQQRRWISDESVEDIAAMLEMSTAEVDSVATFYNLIFRRPVGRHIILLCDSISCYVMGFTALRQQLQSLLHINYGQTTTDERFTLLPNACLGTCDHAPALMIDEDLYRDVKPEDLEKILEKYS is encoded by the coding sequence ATGCTTACAGCTATCGAAATAGAAAAAATCACTCATGAGCTGCAACAGGTGCCCGTTAAAAAGGCTGCTTGTATCGAAGCGCTCAAAATAGTGCAGCAGCAACGCCGCTGGATCTCCGACGAAAGCGTGGAAGATATTGCGGCCATGCTGGAAATGAGCACTGCAGAAGTCGATAGCGTGGCTACTTTTTACAACCTCATCTTCCGCCGGCCGGTAGGACGGCACATCATCCTGTTATGCGACAGCATCAGCTGTTACGTGATGGGTTTTACCGCTCTCCGGCAGCAACTACAAAGTCTCTTGCATATCAACTACGGTCAGACCACTACCGACGAACGTTTTACACTCCTGCCCAACGCCTGCCTGGGTACCTGTGATCATGCGCCCGCGCTGATGATAGATGAAGATCTGTACAGAGATGTAAAACCGGAAGACCTGGAAAAAATACTGGAAAAATACAGCTGA
- the nuoI gene encoding NADH-quinone oxidoreductase subunit NuoI yields the protein MLSLLRSMWLVFLHMFHKRDTYQYPEQKAPLPARWRGRIALTRDPDGEERCVGCYLCAAACPVDCISLQATEDEHGRRYPEFFRINFSRCIFCGFCEEACPTYAIQLLPDFEMAEYNRQNLVYEKQDLLIPSQGKYPGYNYYKVAGLAIKNKDKGEAQHEEPPVDIKSLLP from the coding sequence ATGCTGAGTCTATTGCGTAGTATGTGGCTGGTGTTTCTGCATATGTTCCATAAGCGGGATACTTACCAGTACCCCGAACAGAAAGCACCGCTGCCGGCACGCTGGCGGGGACGTATCGCATTAACACGCGACCCCGACGGAGAAGAACGTTGTGTGGGCTGTTATCTCTGCGCTGCAGCCTGCCCGGTAGATTGTATTTCGCTACAGGCCACGGAAGATGAACATGGCCGCCGTTATCCCGAATTTTTCCGGATCAATTTCTCCCGTTGTATCTTCTGCGGTTTTTGTGAAGAAGCTTGTCCTACCTACGCGATACAGCTGTTGCCCGATTTTGAAATGGCAGAATATAACCGCCAGAACCTGGTGTATGAAAAACAGGATCTGCTGATTCCCAGTCAGGGCAAATATCCGGGCTACAACTATTACAAAGTGGCTGGCCTGGCTATCAAAAACAAAGACAAAGGAGAAGCACAACACGAAGAACCACCGGTAGATATCAAAAGTCTGTTACCATAA
- the nuoH gene encoding NADH-quinone oxidoreductase subunit NuoH, translated as MTNAWWIIGGVLFVLLNTAAGLIWLERRMLALWQDRYGPNRAGPFGLFIVLADTLKLFFKEDWIPPFADKVVFVFAPAVVVASVLMSFVIIPFAPGIVVADMNIGILFFLAMSSLGVYSIVLGGWASNNKYALLGAMRGASQMISYEVFMGLALMGVVVLSGTFNLQQIVEAQRGLWFFIPQLLGFMIFMVAGIAETHRLPFDIPEAESELVAGFHSEYSGMKFGMFFIGEYLGITLISAMVVTLYFGGWLGPSFLPPIIWFVIKTFVFISLFILLRASLPRPRYDQLMEYGWKLLFPLSLLNLLITAAIKLWLNS; from the coding sequence ATGACAAACGCGTGGTGGATTATAGGAGGAGTACTGTTTGTGCTCTTAAATACAGCCGCCGGGCTGATATGGCTGGAACGCAGAATGCTGGCCCTCTGGCAGGACCGCTATGGACCCAACAGGGCAGGTCCCTTCGGACTGTTCATCGTTTTGGCCGATACCCTGAAACTGTTTTTTAAGGAAGACTGGATTCCTCCCTTTGCAGACAAGGTTGTGTTTGTATTTGCACCGGCCGTAGTGGTGGCCAGCGTATTGATGAGTTTTGTGATCATCCCTTTTGCACCGGGTATTGTGGTGGCAGACATGAATATCGGTATCCTGTTTTTTCTGGCGATGTCCTCGCTGGGTGTATATAGTATCGTGCTGGGAGGCTGGGCTTCCAACAATAAATATGCGCTGTTGGGAGCCATGAGAGGCGCTTCACAGATGATCAGCTATGAAGTGTTTATGGGGCTGGCCCTGATGGGGGTAGTAGTGCTGAGCGGAACTTTTAATCTGCAACAGATTGTGGAAGCACAACGGGGACTGTGGTTTTTTATTCCTCAACTATTAGGATTCATGATATTTATGGTGGCCGGTATCGCCGAAACACACCGCCTTCCATTTGATATACCGGAAGCGGAAAGCGAGCTGGTGGCCGGTTTTCACTCGGAATATTCCGGTATGAAGTTCGGCATGTTCTTCATCGGTGAATACCTGGGTATTACCCTTATCTCAGCCATGGTGGTGACCTTATATTTCGGTGGCTGGCTGGGTCCTTCCTTTCTGCCGCCAATCATATGGTTTGTGATCAAAACATTTGTTTTCATTTCGCTGTTCATCCTGCTGAGGGCATCCCTGCCAAGGCCGCGTTATGATCAGCTGATGGAATATGGCTGGAAACTGTTGTTTCCCTTGTCACTGCTGAACTTGCTGATAACAGCAGCGATCAAATTATGGTTAAATTCTTAA
- the nuoF gene encoding NADH-quinone oxidoreductase subunit NuoF — MERPLTQHIPDSGAALHIREYEAVGGYTALKKVLREMEPAQVTTLVKDSKLKGRGGAGFDTGMKWSFVPMDMPGPKYLIANADEMEPGTFKDRWLLEGNPHQLLEGMIIAAYAIQATDAFVFLRWAYKDAAREMRRAIADAYTAGYLGKNILGSSFSLEMQLHTGVGRYMCGEETALLNSLEGKRATPRAKPPFPQVSGLFGKPTIVNNVETLSWISHIVNNGGAWFKSLSYTADGGTKIYGVSGRVNKPGAWELPMGITMRELLEEHAGGMRNGYRFRGALPGGASTDFLTEVHLDVKMDFAGVTAAGSRLGTGTMVVLDDHTCPVGFVHNLEHFFAQESCGFCTPCREGLPWTEKILWSLENGTGVPADLDLLEMHTKMLGPGNTFCALAPGAMEPLQSALKYFREDFEQHIKEKKCPYAHHQH, encoded by the coding sequence ATGGAACGACCACTCACACAACATATTCCTGACTCCGGTGCTGCCCTGCACATAAGGGAGTACGAAGCCGTGGGTGGTTATACCGCCCTGAAAAAAGTTTTGCGGGAGATGGAGCCTGCGCAGGTAACCACACTGGTGAAGGATAGTAAGCTGAAAGGCCGTGGGGGTGCAGGTTTCGACACGGGTATGAAGTGGAGCTTTGTTCCGATGGACATGCCCGGCCCCAAATACCTGATCGCCAATGCCGACGAAATGGAGCCCGGCACTTTTAAAGACCGCTGGCTATTGGAAGGTAATCCGCATCAGCTGCTGGAAGGCATGATCATCGCTGCCTACGCTATACAGGCTACCGATGCTTTTGTATTCCTGCGCTGGGCCTATAAGGATGCGGCCCGTGAAATGCGTCGGGCTATCGCCGACGCCTATACGGCCGGCTACCTCGGAAAAAACATCCTGGGCAGCAGCTTCAGCCTGGAGATGCAGCTACATACCGGCGTAGGCCGTTATATGTGCGGCGAAGAAACCGCCCTGCTCAATTCTCTGGAAGGCAAACGCGCCACTCCACGGGCCAAACCACCTTTCCCCCAGGTAAGCGGACTGTTTGGAAAACCCACCATTGTCAATAATGTGGAGACATTAAGCTGGATCTCCCATATTGTCAATAACGGGGGAGCCTGGTTTAAGTCATTAAGTTATACCGCCGATGGCGGTACGAAAATATACGGCGTCAGTGGCAGGGTTAACAAACCCGGTGCGTGGGAGTTGCCGATGGGGATTACTATGCGCGAATTGCTGGAAGAACATGCCGGTGGTATGCGGAACGGCTATCGTTTCCGCGGAGCCCTGCCTGGTGGCGCTTCTACCGATTTTCTTACCGAAGTCCATCTGGACGTAAAGATGGACTTCGCAGGGGTAACTGCCGCTGGCAGCAGATTAGGCACCGGCACCATGGTCGTTTTAGACGACCACACATGCCCCGTTGGTTTTGTACACAACCTGGAACACTTTTTCGCACAGGAATCCTGTGGTTTCTGCACTCCCTGCCGCGAAGGATTGCCCTGGACTGAGAAAATATTATGGTCGCTGGAGAATGGTACAGGGGTGCCCGCAGACCTGGACTTGCTGGAGATGCATACCAAAATGCTGGGGCCAGGCAATACTTTCTGTGCCCTCGCCCCGGGAGCCATGGAACCCCTGCAGAGTGCCCTGAAATATTTCAGGGAGGATTTTGAACAACATATCAAAGAAAAAAAATGCCCTTATGCCCATCATCAACATTGA